TGGCGCTCTTGCTGCCCATCGCGGCGATGGCCGAAGAGATCGTCGCAACCGTCGGCGATCAGAACATCACCCGGTCCGAGCTCGAGAAGAGCGTCAAGGCCGAGCTCATGAAGAACGAGCAGGAGCGCTACGAGATCCTCGAACAGGGCCTCGACAACATGGTCTCCGACAAGCTGCTGGAGATGGAGGCCAAGACGCGCGGCACGACGGTCGAGGCGCTGAAGCAGGAGCTGATGTCGGCCGAGGTGCCCGAGCCGACGGCCGAGCAGATCCAGGCGCTCTACGATCAGGCCAAGGAGCAGCTCGGCGGTCAGACCCTGGATCAGGTCAAGCCGCGCATCATCGAGTACCTGAAGGGCCAGGAGCGCGCCAAGAAAGCTCAAGCACTACTTGCAGAGCTGCGCACCAAGCACCCCACCGCGATCAAGCTGGCTCCGCCGACGGTCGAGGTCAGCGATGCCGGCCGCGAAGCCAAGGGACCGGCCAACGCCAAGGTCACCATCATCGCCTTCTCCGACTACGAGTGTCCGTTCTGCAAGCGGGCGGACGAGACCGTGCATCAGGTTCTCAAGGAGTACGAGGGCAAGATCCGGTACGTCCACCGCGACTACCCGCTGCCGTTCCACAAGAACGCGCGCAAGGCGGCGATGGCCGCGCGCTGCGCGGGCGACCAGGGCAAGTTCTGGGAGTTCAACGAGGCATTGTTCAAGGCCACCGACATCTCCGAGCCCAAGCTCGGCGAGATCGCGACGACGCTGACGCTCGACAAGGCCAAATTCGACGAGTGCCTGGCCTCGGACAAGTACAAGACGATGATCGACGAGGACGTCGAGGCTGCCGGCGAGGCCGGAGTCTCGGGCACGCCCGCCTTCTTCATCAACGGCCGCATGCTCTCGGGCGCGCAGCCGCTGGAGCGCTTCAAGGCGCTCATCGACGCCGAGCTGCAGAAGTCCTGACGCGAAGCGGTCAGGCCTCGATTGTCCGACTTCGACCCGATGCGGTAGAAGCCGGCTGCGAGGCCTGACCGCGCGTAACGAAGCGGCGGCCCAGGGCGTCCTCCTTCCGCCATGTCCGCTTCACCTGCCTCCTCGCAATCCGCCGCCGAGACATCCGAGCGCCTCGCTGCCGTCTTCGAGTCCGAGCGCGCGCGCCTGTGGGCCATCGCGTATCGGATGACGGGCTGCGCCGCCGATGCCGACGACATCGTTCAGGAGACGTTCGCCAAGGCCCTGGCCGCAAGCGCCACGCTGGCGGTCGAGGCGTGGCGGGGCTGGCTGACGCGAGTTGCGGTCAACGACGCCATCGACGTGCTGCGGCGGCGCAGGCGCCGTGGCTATCCGGGCGCGTGGCTGCCCTCCCCGATCGAATCG
The genomic region above belongs to Candidatus Limnocylindrales bacterium and contains:
- a CDS encoding thioredoxin domain-containing protein; translated protein: MLQRTLAPLAMALLLPIAAMAEEIVATVGDQNITRSELEKSVKAELMKNEQERYEILEQGLDNMVSDKLLEMEAKTRGTTVEALKQELMSAEVPEPTAEQIQALYDQAKEQLGGQTLDQVKPRIIEYLKGQERAKKAQALLAELRTKHPTAIKLAPPTVEVSDAGREAKGPANAKVTIIAFSDYECPFCKRADETVHQVLKEYEGKIRYVHRDYPLPFHKNARKAAMAARCAGDQGKFWEFNEALFKATDISEPKLGEIATTLTLDKAKFDECLASDKYKTMIDEDVEAAGEAGVSGTPAFFINGRMLSGAQPLERFKALIDAELQKS